In the genome of Streptococcus oralis, one region contains:
- a CDS encoding NAD(P)/FAD-dependent oxidoreductase: protein MKKVAIIGAGIVGATAAYYLSREADLEITVFDHGQGQATKAAAGIISPWFSKRRNKAWYKMARLGADFYVGLLADLEKSGQEIDFYQRSGVFLLKKDESKLEELYELALQRREESPLIGQLAILDQASANELFPGLQGFDRLIYASGGARVDGQLLVTRLLEASQVKLVKEKVSLTPLASGYQIGEEMFDQVILATGAWLGDILEPLGYEVDVRPQKGQLRDYQLSKDLASYPVVMPEREWDLIPFADEKLSLGATHENDMGFDLTVDEPLLQQMEEAALPYYPALAEATIRGERVGIRAYTSDFSPFFGQVPGLAGVYAASGLGSSGLTTGPIIGYHLAQLIQDKELTLDPVNYPIANYVKRVKRE from the coding sequence ATGAAAAAAGTTGCCATTATTGGAGCAGGGATTGTAGGGGCAACTGCTGCCTACTACCTCTCTAGAGAAGCTGACTTAGAGATAACCGTTTTTGATCATGGACAGGGTCAGGCTACCAAGGCAGCAGCGGGAATTATCAGTCCTTGGTTTTCCAAACGCCGTAATAAAGCTTGGTACAAGATGGCGCGCTTGGGAGCTGACTTTTATGTGGGTTTGTTGGCTGATTTAGAAAAGTCTGGTCAGGAAATCGACTTTTATCAACGCTCAGGAGTTTTTCTCTTGAAAAAGGACGAATCCAAGTTGGAAGAACTCTATGAACTAGCTCTTCAGCGTAGGGAAGAATCTCCCTTGATAGGCCAGTTAGCTATTCTGGATCAAGCGTCTGCAAATGAATTATTTCCTGGCTTGCAGGGATTCGACCGCCTGATCTACGCTTCTGGTGGGGCACGGGTGGATGGCCAGCTCTTAGTGACTCGTTTGCTAGAAGCCAGTCAGGTCAAGCTGGTCAAAGAAAAAGTGAGTCTGACACCTTTAGCATCCGGTTACCAGATTGGTGAAGAGATGTTTGATCAGGTTATTTTGGCGACAGGAGCTTGGTTGGGGGATATTTTAGAACCTTTAGGATATGAGGTAGATGTTCGTCCCCAAAAAGGACAACTCCGAGATTATCAGCTCTCCAAAGACCTAGCATCTTACCCTGTTGTCATGCCAGAAAGGGAGTGGGATTTGATTCCTTTTGCAGATGAGAAATTGTCCCTAGGTGCTACCCATGAAAATGATATGGGATTTGACTTGACGGTGGATGAACCCTTGCTTCAACAAATGGAGGAAGCAGCCTTGCCATACTACCCAGCCTTGGCTGAAGCTACTATAAGAGGTGAGCGAGTAGGAATCCGAGCCTATACCAGTGATTTCTCCCCTTTCTTTGGACAGGTGCCAGGTTTAGCAGGTGTCTATGCGGCTAGTGGACTAGGTTCATCAGGTCTCACAACTGGGCCTATCATTGGTTACCACTTAGCTCAACTGATCCAAGACAAGGAGTTGACCTTGGACCCAGTAAATTATCCAATCGCAAACTATGTCAAACGAGTAAAAAGAGAATAG